Proteins from one Sabethes cyaneus chromosome 2, idSabCyanKW18_F2, whole genome shotgun sequence genomic window:
- the LOC128734846 gene encoding PRADC1-like protein, which produces MTLPVYYSCKTVVPIVVAVLLSIATLVNSGANNLHMYDGIRTQDIIAGDVFFEIIDPPELEYTYRIRPAKDFGSTFGASFKVTEGKLVPAIPSDACDAHILNERDLKGNIALVERGECSFLSKAINIEKVGGQAVIITEVDNNSDEYDYYIEMIHDKTDRDTNIPAAFLLGRNGLIIRRTLTKLSRRYALVNLPVNLTFVAPHLINQPPWLQW; this is translated from the exons ATGACCCTTCCTGTGTACTATTCATGTAAGACAGTTGTTCCGATAGTCGTAGCTGTGTTGCTCAGTATAGCCACGTTAGTAAATAGTGGAG CGAATAATCTTCACATGTACGATGGAATCCGAACCCAAGATATTATAGCCGGTGACGTGTTCTTCGAAATTATTGACCCTCCAGAGTTGGAGTACACTTACCGGATCCGACCGGCGAAGGATTTTGGCAGTACGTTCGGCGCGTCCTTCAAGGTAACGGAGGGCAAGCTTGTTCCAGCCATTCCGTCGGATGCGTGCGACGCTCATATTCTCAATGAACGAGACTTGAAAGGCAACATCGCGCTCGTGGAACGGGG cGAGTGCTCTTTCCTATCAAAAGCAATTAACATCGAGAAGGTCGGCGGTCAGGCAGTGATAATCACCGAAGTTGACAACAATTCGGATGAATACGACTACTACATTGAGATGATTCACGATAAGACGGATCGTGATACCAACATTCCGGCCGCTTTTTTGCTGGGTAGAAATGGACTCATCATCCGACGCACACTGACCAAACTGAGCAGACGGTATGCGCTAGTGAACCTCCCGGTTAATCTGACGTTTGTGGCGCCACATTTGATCAATCAGCCACCGTGGCTGCAGTGGTGA
- the LOC128734847 gene encoding alpha-L-iduronidase produces MNVLLLLLLLLIVNSVVSSLNRHHIDIDFNEVLQDGRPLPRFWVSTGLCPPEPRENTATFLLSDDSLLNLEIIGSLPNEGLKYVRIHWLLEMIQFSHYDANKSLFYDFSKLDMLLDKLHEFGLYPGFELMGIPSNVSYGNEKEHRFAYFWTDLTMQIAARYLHRYGINYVTHWRFESWNEPDLKGYNMLNFTTDEYVNYIYSLRLGLDAAGRLLGDVRFPLRGPAGLFRNEQHHPFCWTLLKLCNERPHRCPFDVITFHRKGLGVRASEILNSELELMKQIWESYPNLASFNFSNDEADPIVSWSTPREFQSNLKYGSMLVSTVLQHWSAMANGTFSNLESISHDNGFLSYHPFEFNQRTLLARFQMNATHPRHVQYVVKSVYPALGMLANLGPFASETINLLGNLSYIVSYQRKPFYSCILFCLSNDTFDPFVKRISLDLNLTLYNDQNKHIAYLVEALEDGVNDPSLVWEFFQKPSYPSKSQFAAMRSVQFPSILKGPAIISNGSQQLELNLRVPCILAVRLCSKENTAPPQVTNVRIRKVFAFEVMIFWRDELTAARCIVGYEVWFRTHQTQWTQLNLGLHTPFLFFQFVSNETIGVEGMYRIRSVDMFGRLGAFSKVNYYKG; encoded by the exons ATGAatgttttgctgctgctgctgctgttgttgattGTGAACTCTGTTGTCTCTTCGTTGAATCGACATCATATCGATATTGATTTCAATGAGGTTCTTCAGGATGGTAGACCATTGCCGAGATTCTGGGTTAGTACCGGATTATGTCCACCGGAACCTCGTGAAAACACTGCCACTTTCTTGCTTTCGGACGATAGCCTGCTGAATTTGGAAATAATTGGATCCTTACCTAATGAGGGACTGAAGTATGTTCGGATCCACTGGTTGTTAGAGATGATACAGTTTTC ACACTATGATGccaacaaatcgctattctaTGATTTTTCCAAACTGGACATGCTGCTTGATAAGCTGCACGAATTTGGTTTATACCCTGGCTTTGAACTTATGGGAATTCCGAGCAATGTCTCGTACGGAAACGAGAAGGAGCATCGATTTGCCTATTTTTGGACAGATTTGACAATGCAAATTGCGGCCCGATACCTGC ATCGATATGGAATTAATTATGTAACCCATTGGAGATTTGAATCGTGGAATGAACCGGATCTTAAGGGTTACAACATGCTGAATTTCACGACGGATG AATACGTCAATTATATCTACTCTCTTCGGCTTGGTTTGGATGCTGCTGGTCGATTACTCGGTGATGTTCGTTTTCCACTCAGGGGTCCAGCCGGACTGTTTCGCAATGAACAACATCATCCATTTTGCTGGACACTTCTCAAATTGTGTAATGAAAGGCCTCATCGATGTCCATTTGATGTGATAACTTTTCACAGGAAGGGGCTTGGAGTTAGAGCTAGCGAAATACTAAATAGCGAGTTAGAACTGATGAAACAGATTTGGGAGAGTTATCCGAATTTGGCATCGTTTAACTTTTCGAATGA TGAAGCTGATCCGATTGTGAGTTGGTCAACTCCAAGAGAATTTCAATCAAATCTGAAATATGGTTCCATGTTGGTATCAACTGTGCTTCAACATTGGTCTGCTATGGCTAATGGTACTTTTTCGAATTTGGAATCGATTTCTCATGACAACGGCTTTCTTAGTTATCATCCATTCGAATTTAACCAGCGAACGTTGCTGGCACGTTTTCAAATGAATGCAACGCACCCAAGACATGTGCAGTATGTTGTTAAGTCGGTCTACCCTGCTCTTGGTATGCTTGCCAATCTTGGACCGTTTGCTTCCGAAACCATTAATCTGCTCGGAAATCTCAGTTACATAGTATCCTATCAGCGAAAACCGTTTTATTCCTGTATTCTTTTCTGTTTGTCCAATGATACTTTCGATCCATTTGTAAAAAGAATTtctttggatttgaacttgacattataTAACGATCAGAACAAGCATATAGCTTATCTAGTGGAAGCGCTTGAAGACGGTGTAAACGACCCAAGTTTGGTGTGGGAATTTTTCCAAAAGCCATCGTATCCATCAAAATCACAATTTGCCGCCATGCGGTCTGTTCAATTTCCAAGTATACTGAAAGGACCAGCAATCATTTCCAATGGAAGTCAGCAGCTTGAGCTTAACTTGCGAGTTCCGTGCATTTTAGCAGTTCGGCTATGTAGCAAGGAGAACACAGCGCCACCGCAAGTCACAAATGTTCGCATCAGAAAAGTGTTTGCCTTCGAGGTGATGATATTTTGGAGGGACGAGTTAACAGCAGcaag GTGCATCGTTGGTTATGAAGTGTGGTTCAGGACGCACCAAACGCAATGGACGCAGTTGAATTTGGGTTTGCATACACCATTCCTGTTTTTCCAGTTTGTGTCCAATGAAACGATAGGGGTGGAAG
- the LOC128737963 gene encoding antigen 5 like allergen Cul n 1-like → MSTQSISYNMPWCLGGILLLVTLGNGVRSHNNQFNYCRAGLCSTGIRHVACNENKFGSNCSKPLLIDMPPKYISLILNYHNAKRNQLACGLMRRYASASAMQKLRWSSELAMLAEYNAKSCHFAHDQCHNTVRFRKTGQSIGMKWFHGMNYTEPYIIKDLIRKWFLEHKQTKQQDLDRYTFGPHGYEIGHFTQMIHADTTEIGCAFVRFQKQNNNLSFMHYYLVCNYSEGNIAERPVYRKGKRCSKCIHGCTRGKFRCLCRG, encoded by the exons ATGTCTACGCAATCGATCAGTTATAACATGCCGTGGTGTCTTGGTGGTATACTTTTACTAGTAACTTTGGGCAACGGTGTAAGATCTCATAATAACCAGTTCAACTATTGTCGAGCTGGATTGTGTTCAACAGGTATTCGGCATGTGGCTTGCAACGAAAACAAATTTGGATCCAATTGCAGCAAACCTTTGTTAATAGATATGCCCCCCAAATATATAAGCCTAATTTTGAATTATCATAATGCGAAGAGAAACCAACTGGCATGTGGTCTCATGCGACGCTATGCTTCAGCCAGTGCTATGCAGAAATTG CGCTGGAGTAGCGAACTGGCTATGTTGGCAGAATATAATGCTAAAAGTTGCCATTTTGCGCACGACCAATGCCACAACACTGTAAGGTTTCGTAAAACAGGGCAAAGTATTGGTATGAAGTGGTTCCATGGAATGAATTACACAGAACCCTACATCATAAAGGATCTTATACGGAAATGGTTTTTGGAACACAAGCAGACCAAGCAGCAGGACTTGGACCGATACACCTTCGGTCCACACGG ATATGAAATTGGTCACTTCACCCAGATGATACATGCCGACACCACAGAAATTGGCTGTGCCTTCGTTCGCTTCCAAAAGCAAAACAACAACTTGAGCTTTATGCACTACTATCTTGTATGCAACTATTCCGAAGGAAACATCGCCGAACGTCCAGTATACCGCAAAGGCAAACGATGCAGCAAGTGCATCCATGGTTGTACCAGAGGAAAATTTCGCTGTTTATGTCGTGGCTAG